One region of Cheilinus undulatus linkage group 4, ASM1832078v1, whole genome shotgun sequence genomic DNA includes:
- the lrrtm1 gene encoding leucine-rich repeat transmembrane neuronal protein 1, whose protein sequence is MLMDFLLIGLYLKWPLKKPPGLILCLLGIFLRTVPLVEGVCPRLCRCDSKLLYCEGLNLTDIPRNLSSAMGLSMRENNLTELREGQLAGLSQLTWLYLDHNNIDIVEEGAFDRLRRVKELDLSSNRIESLPNGTFRPLPNLRILDLSYNRLQALEPDLFHGLRKLTNLHLRYNALKFVPVRIFQDCRSMQFLDLGYNQLQSLARNSFAGLFKLTELHLEHNELVKVNLAHFPRLISLRTLYMHNNRATIVVNTLDWTWHFLEKIDLSANEIEYIEPHVFESSPNLKVLMLDSNRLASLDQRILDSWSSLDSITLAGNDWECSRNVCALASWLSAFRGQRDNSLLCSSPDTAQGEDVLDAVYAFQLCEDPPMEVTTAGLYASTRDLAQGGSVFLGPFTPNPYEGEGSEVVTSSFTVTVGHEDLESTMQIHKVVTGTMALIFSFLIIVLMLYVAWKCFPAGIRQLRQCFSSQRRKQKQKQSMQQMATISTPEYYVDYKPNHIEGALVIINEYGSCTCQQQPSRECEV, encoded by the coding sequence ATGCTAATGGATTTCCTTCTAATTGGACTGTACTTAAAGTGGCCACTGAAGAAGCCCCCTGGGTTGATACTGTGTTTATTGGGCATTTTTTTGAGAACGGTTCCCTTGGTGGAGGGGGTTTGTCCACGGCTGTGCCGCTGCGACAGCAAGCTGCTGTACTGCGAGGGGCTCAACCTCACAGACATTCCCCGTAATCTGAGCAGCGCCATGGGCCTGTCCATGAGAGAGAACAACTTGACCGAGCTGCGTGAAGGCCAACTGGCTGGTCTGTCACAGCTCACCTGGCTCTACCTAGATCACAACAACATTGACATTGTAGAGGAGGGTGCATTCGACAGGCTAAGACGGGTCAAGGAGTTGGACCTCAGCAGCAACAGGATTGAGAGTCTGCCAAATGGTACCTTTAGGCCCCTCCCAAACCTGCGCATCCTGGACCTCTCATACAACAGGCTGCAGGCGCTCGAGCCTGACCTGTTCCACGGCCTTAGAAAGCTCACCAATTTGCATTTGCGCTACAATGCTCTCAAATTTGTGCCAGTGCGGATTTTTCAAGACTGTCGGAGCATGCAGTTTCTAGACTTGGGATACAACCAACTGCAGAGCCTGGCAAGAAACTCCTTCGCTGGCCTCTTCAAGTTGACTGAGCTGCATCTTGAGCACAATGAGCTAGTCAAAGTCAACCTAGCCCACTTCCCTCGCCTAATCTCTTTACGTACTCTGTACATGCACAACAATCGAGCCACTATTGTTGTCAATACCCTGGACTGGACATGGCATTTTTTAGAGAAGATTGACCTGTCAGCCAATGAAATTGAGTACATTGAGCCACATGTTTTTGAGAGTTCACCCAACCTGAAGGTGCTGATGCTGGACTCCAATCGATTAGCCTCTCTGGACCAGCGCATCCTGGATTCGTGGTCATCTTTGGACAGCATCACCCTGGCAGGGAATGACTGGGAGTGCAGTCGCAACGTGTGTGCCTTGGCCTCTTGGCTGAGTGCCTTCAGAGGCCAGCGTGATAATTCCCTGCTGTGTTCAAGCCCCGACACCGCACAGGGCGAGGATGTGCTGGATGCTGTCTATGCTTTTCAGCTATGTGAGGATCCCCCAATGGAGGTAACAACAGCAGGCCTGTACGCCTCGACAAGGGATCTGGCCCAGGGTGGATCTGTTTTCCTGGGCCCTTTCACCCCCAACCCTTACGAGGGTGAGGGCAGTGAGGTGGTCACCAGTTCGTTCACTGTCACAGTTGGCCATGAAGACCTGGAGAGCACCATGCAGATCCACAAGGTGGTGACTGGCACCATGGCACTCATCTTTTCCTTTCTCATCATAGTCCTCATGCTGTACGTGGCTTGGAAGTGCTTCCCAGCCGGAATAAGACAACTGAGGCAGTGCTTCAGCAGTCAGCGCCGCAAGCAGAAGCAAAAGCAAAGCATGCAGCAGATGGCTACAATTTCCACGCCGGAGTACTATGTTGACTATAAGCCTAACCACATTGAGGGAGCACTGGTAATCATCAATGAGTATGGCTCTTGCACTTGCCAACAACAACCTTCTCGGGAGTGTGAGGTGTGA